CTGAAAAATCTTCAAGAGATGCATGTTCTTTTTGGTCTTCAACCGAAATAGGTTTTCCAATTCTTACCTTAATAATACGCCGTTTCTGCGTTAATACTTCCGAAGGTAATTTGGCTGTTCTAAGCGTATCACTAATTTTTGAAAGTTTATAAAATAATCTGCTATTTTTAGCATGAAAGTAAATAGGCACTACAGGCACTTCAGCTTTTTTTACCAATTTCATGGCAGCTTCCTCCCAAGGTTTATCAACCATCAATTTACCATCTCGGTAAGTTGATACTTCTCCTGCTGGAAAAATGCCTAACGGGCGACCTTCACGTAAATGTAAAATGGCATTTTTAAAACCTACAAGACTCGATTTTACATCTTTCCTGTCCTCAAAAGGATTTACAGGCATTATGTAAGGTTTCATAGGCTCAATGCGATGCAATAAAAAGTTGGCAATTATTTTAAAATCTTTACGCTGTTCCAGCATCAGTTTTAAAAGTAAAATTCCATCAATGCCTCCAAGTGGATGGTTTGAAACCGTAATGTAAGCACCTTCTTTTGGAAGTCGTTTTAAATCTTCTTCAGGAATTTCAAATTTAATTTGAAATTCATCTAAAATTTTATCTAAAAAATCAACACCTTCAAGGTGTTTGTTCCGCATGTAAAATTTATTTATGGTAGATATTTTAAGTACTTTCATAAGCAGCCACCCAATAAGCGTTCCGATAAATCCATACTTATCTACGTTTATTACTTTGGCCACTTCTTTTGCTGAAACTAATCCTAAATCTTGTTGTTTGGTCATGACTGTAAATGTACTAAATTGTTTATTTACTTACTACTTGAACAGTTTCTGGTGTTAATTGTTTTAATAGCACGGTTTTACCTTCTTCAATTTGGTTAATTGCGTTTTGGGTGTAATGCCGAATGGTATAGAGTGATACGTTTTCATGACAAGTTACTTTAAATTTTGCTTTTAAATGATGTAATAATTTTTCAAGATTATCATAAAGATTATCGACGCATACTGAGAAACTAATGGCAGAATTTTGAATAACATCTACTTTCATTTTATATAAATGTAATAAACTGAATATTTCGCTGATACTTTCCTCAACAATGTATGAAAAGTCCAAGGAGGATAACGAGATTAAAACTTGATTTTTTTTAACGATAAAACAAGGAACCATAGGTTCTAAAGTAATGTTTTTTCCTATTCTTGTTCCAGGTGCCTCTGGGTTTAAAAACGATTTTACGTACAAAGGGATTTCCTTACCTTGTAATGGTTGTATGGTTTTTGGGTGAATAACCGAGGCTCCATAGAAAGCCAATTCTATGGCTTCACGATAACTTATTTTGTTAAGTAATTGAGCGTGTTCAAAATATCGTGGGTCGGCATTTAAAATACCCGGAACATCTTTCCAAATAGTAACACTATCTGCGTTTAAACAATAGGCATAAATAGCAGCGGTATAATCGCTACCTTCCCTCCCTAATGTCGTTGTGAAATTATTGGTATCGCTACCTAAAAAACCTTGGGTAATGTTTAAAATGGTCTTATTGAAATTTGATAAAATAAGCTGTTGCGTTTCTTCCCAATTAACGTTTGCTCTTCTGTAATAATTATCGGTTTTAATATGTTCGCGAACATCTATCCAGTTATTTTTTATTTGAATGCTATTTAAATACTCACTAATAATAACTGTTGAAACTAATTCGCCATATCCTATAATTTGATCGTAAACAAAATTATAATCGGGCGATTTGTTAGATGATAAAAAGAGATTAAGCTCATTAAAAAAAGAGCCTACTTTTTTAAATACTTGATGGTTTTCGTTATTAAATAAATCTAATAAAATTTCATTATGATATTTTTTAACCTCCTGTAAAGCACTTTGTAATTCACTTTTATTTTCAAAATAATTTTTAACAACAAGTTCTAAGGCATTGGTTGTTTTTCCCATAGCAGAAACCACAACGAGTATGTTTCTATAACCTACTTTTTGTAATAATGAAGCAACATTTTTAACGCCATTAGCATCTTTAACTGATGCACCACCAAATTTGAATACTTGCATGCTATAAGTTTGCTATATAGTCATTTATACCTTCCTCGCTTAAATGAACCACACACCAATCTTGTAAAACACGAGCGCCTTTTTTCTCATATAAAGCAATGGCTGGTTTATTCCAATTTAATACTTCCCAATTAATACGTTTAACACCCAATTGATGGCCATATTTAATAACTTCATCTAAAAGTGCTGTGCCTAAACCCAAACCGCGCATCGATTCGTTAACAATTAAATCTTCAAGATGCAAAATTTTACCTTTCCATGTCGAGAAACGGTTAAAAACGATGGCTATACCTTCTACTTTATTATTTACTTC
The genomic region above belongs to Mariniflexile litorale and contains:
- a CDS encoding aspartate kinase, whose amino-acid sequence is MQVFKFGGASVKDANGVKNVASLLQKVGYRNILVVVSAMGKTTNALELVVKNYFENKSELQSALQEVKKYHNEILLDLFNNENHQVFKKVGSFFNELNLFLSSNKSPDYNFVYDQIIGYGELVSTVIISEYLNSIQIKNNWIDVREHIKTDNYYRRANVNWEETQQLILSNFNKTILNITQGFLGSDTNNFTTTLGREGSDYTAAIYAYCLNADSVTIWKDVPGILNADPRYFEHAQLLNKISYREAIELAFYGASVIHPKTIQPLQGKEIPLYVKSFLNPEAPGTRIGKNITLEPMVPCFIVKKNQVLISLSSLDFSYIVEESISEIFSLLHLYKMKVDVIQNSAISFSVCVDNLYDNLEKLLHHLKAKFKVTCHENVSLYTIRHYTQNAINQIEEGKTVLLKQLTPETVQVVSK
- a CDS encoding GNAT family N-acetyltransferase; translated protein: MSFTIRKAEKEDMPQVLLLINQLAHFENEPDAVEVTLKDLENDGFNESPAFMCFVAEVNNKVEGIAIVFNRFSTWKGKILHLEDLIVNESMRGLGLGTALLDEVIKYGHQLGVKRINWEVLNWNKPAIALYEKKGARVLQDWCVVHLSEEGINDYIANL